CAccattaccaaaaaaaaatcaaaaaccgCACCAATATGATCACAAAAGAGGAGATCATTCTCCAAACAAGGCAGCAAAGCTGCACATAAAAACTAGAGCTCTTTATAAGGCGTATTTTTGGAAGTAGATTAATTTGAATTGGACTATGCAAGTGAAGTGACCCAAATGAATGACAAGTGGATTTGACCTATTGGGTCAATGCCTAGCAAAAGGAGTGAAAACTAAGGGGGTTTACCAGATGGACGTTCTGGGCTTTTCTCTACTGCGGATGTGGCATGAGAACTAGACTAGCATACTGGCTTCTTTTTTAGCCGTTTCAGAAAAGCCCATTATCGTCAAAAGCAAAATCTCTTTGTCAATTTGGTAATTTTCCCTCCTTAAACTCTGTTCAAAAGGGCCTGGCTCTCATGTATTTAGCTGGGCCTGAATGGGAAAGAAGGCGGCAAGAAATTGCTTTGCTTTGTCAtaacagaaagaaaagaaggggaGGCCGAAGGGGCCGTCAACGAGcaataaaaagaaagcttGCCCAAACATCAAAGCAGCCATAATCTTTGCCTTGAATAATTTAGACATTATTTCGGTGATCTTCAAATCGTTTCAAAATGACAGCAACATACCATTTTCTGTGATTTCTTTCTATCAAAGAATCATATGAATGGTTGATTCCTACGTAATACACTTCACTGCGCAATGAGCTGCCTACGAGTGAGAgaacaaatatttttctcttctgtaAAAGAACCTAACCAGGTAACCCCGCCCTGGTTTTCTACGAGCAGGCTTCAGAAACCCCGAATATATTTGGTTCATTTCGCTCAAGAGTGCCAGATATTTTTGCAAAGATTATTAAGTTGGTGCTacttgttctctttctaaatcgTACATTCAGTCCATGCATGAAAACAATGGTAATATTGGTTCAAAATGCATCATACTGGTAAACTTTTGGTACATCAATCGTTGCTTCAAAtgcataaaaaaagaaatgcagCCTTTATCTGACATCATGCTGGTTCAAATGCATTCAgtccttgattaattatttcttttgtgCTTTGAAGGTCATTGTGGAGAAGGCAGAGAACATTGACAATTTGACAGGAAAAAGTAAACACCAGTTTCATGTTACGTCCTGTTGTAATGAGTTTTGTGAATTGGTTAAAGTTATCTTTAGAATCATATTGGTTTCAtaaaaaacattttaaatattttttttaaaatccaaatccaTGTGGGGTGCTATTATTGGACATGTGTGTTGTAAGCAATTTaacagaatttttttattgaatctCACGATATGGACCAGTTTGATGTACGTGTAGTAatcatacatgtatatgtgtatgtaataataataataataataataataataataataatagtaatatatataatatatgcatctTATACATTGGTCAACATAGGACTAACTAATTCTTCCTTTCTACATGGGCTTAGTAGTCCCCTCCTAATgaggtgtttttggtgggccCGGTATTAGCAATCTCATCTAAGACTagaattaaatgaaacaaacataGTACTAAATTTAGTCCAAGCCAAGCCTgtgtaccaaacgaccccttAAGGACCAACCatgtcacaaaaaaaaacacaaaggacCAAAGGTGATAATTTATAAACCTCTGAGACCATTTGTGAAAATGAGCGTTAACTAAACATAGTTTTGCAAATATTTAAGATCTTCCCATTTTTTGTAAACTGTGTGAACCCAAAATCTCTATCCAGGGAGGGAGCTTTTCAACTTAATTGGGCTCATTTTCTTGTCATGGTCtatatttttgaagaaaaaaattgctaCCTACTGTGCTATATCAAAGCTAAActgcttatatatataaatctatATATTAATGACTTGATTATTTGACTGCATGACAGGCACTGAAGCACCTAGTTCAGTTTACTTGACTGCGAAACAATTTGTCTATGCATCTAAACTGAGTGCAGAAAAGGCAATCTACATATTTCTAGACAATGTCCTCCCACCTCCCTACAGGTATCTATCTACAGCaacttctctctccctctccctccctcttAGTTTAAGTTTAGGGTTGAAATTCAATGGCAATGCACCTTTGTCTTGGTAAATATAGTTAATTACTGATACTCGTTAAAATTTGGTTGGAAAGACGTTCATAAGTTTGTGGGATATGATTAAATTTCTGCAATAATACTTGGAGCatatgaattgaataaaacTATTGCAAAAATTCAGTATTGAAGAGAGGGATTTTAGGATTGATGGAAGAATTGGTAAACAACGGTTAATGCTTGTCCTAGCTATAAATCTTATATAGCTAACGTATTTAAAAGGCtagaagaagcaaaaattatatttaagaAGTTATAATCGCACAATTTGTGCCGTAACTCGAAAGCCTGATTACATGCTTCAATTTGGTTCGATATACCTTGGGGTGAATGGGGCCCCAGGGAGTCGTGGGGACCTCAGCGACAGCGCCTGGTAAATGACTATTTCACATGGCTgagcgccacgtgtcaagcTTGGCCGGTAATGACGGTTAGGACATTTTGTCGGGGTCTTTGCTAGGGGAACAAGAGGGGTATGGTCCACGCTGCCCTTGTCTGCTGTCCCCACATCGTACACATTTATGTAGGCCCTACATGTGGGCCATGTTACGCTATTTCAATTTCTATCCCATCTCAAGAATTATGTCAATGCCATTATGCCATACCCACTCTTCTCTATACAATCGTTTGAGGGTAGATATTAAGAAAAGGGAATAGTGTATTGTATTATATAGGCTCATGAAAGATAAGTAGAGTTGGGATTTAGAGAGAGACAACGAGAATGGGTGTATACAAGCATGATAAATAAGTTATTGATCATGTTTATATATCAAAGTGTCGAATGAGTATGAATATTCATGATAGATAAATTTAGAGTTAGACTTGGAACATACGACGGACAGAGATGTATATACTTATCATAGATAAGTTTTTACCTATATCTCTACATCTACTAGCATATGCACCTAAAAATTACTATATGTTGATCAACACACTACTATAATGACATGAAGCTGAATTTGGGGAAGTTTTAATTACCACCTACGCTTAATTAATTTGCGTTACCGTGATCAACTACAAGGCTGCATACATTGTTTTTCTAAGCAGCTTAAtgatgaatttttaaattttctgttgCACGTACGCACAAACCCTTTTGTCATataaacaatattttaaattataggAGAGACTAATTAAAAGGCATTTAGCGTGGATGCTTACCAACTAATTAATCACCCATGAAGTGAAACATCTTCCTTAAAAGCATGGATCGAGTTCATATATAGTTTATAGCCTAGGCTAGCCCCATTGATTCCTAAACTTCATTTGATTAATCATGATTTTCAAACCTAGCCTCTCTAGCGGTCACTCAATTTTAGAGAACAATAGACTAAACCTCTCAAACACACAATTTATTAAACGGAAATAAATGAACTATTCGAATTCACACATGAACGtgaatttttttatctttatgAGATATGTAGAGCTCATAATATAACATGGTATAAATAGTGACATTATTTAAGTTATTACCGAAATGAGAGTGAGGTTCGAAGAGTGAAATTTTTCCCAGAGTTACCTGCCTAGTTGCTTCATAATATTGCTTGTTAGCTCTTCAATATGCATGCATCAATAGTTTGCttggaaatagaaaattaattcACCATCCATTGCTCCGTTGCTTGTAAAAGCAAAAGGACGTACTACATCAAAAAAGGTCATTCCCCTAGCTGCCTTTTGAATGTGACCATGATTTGATGATTAATTaatcatataataataatcatagTTAACTCGTGATTAAAAAAGTCATTAGTTAATTTGTCCAAGCTCCAAGAGGTAAAAAGGCAGGTAGGGGCTAGGAACAAGGAAGCACAACATGCAAATGGGTGCGATTAATTTACGCTATATCTCAAAGACAAGTGATATTAGAGTGTGCCTCGGTTTGAACAATTAGGCAGACAGTGGACACTAGCTTTCTtgattttgttctttgtttcACCTCTTGTGCATGCAGCCCCATttttctattatatatatatgtttgaaCCCTTCTACAATTGAAAGTAAAATTAGATCTCtttgactctctctctctctctctctctctctctctctctctctctcataatacaaacaaaaaagagagtgAGCAGGCCCCCcatatattttgaagaggGTTGAGAGTTGCATCCCTTTCTCTGGTGGGTGTGTCTTGTGCCTTGGGACCCAacaattgaaatttgagaGAAAATTGAAAGGACAAAGTAAGAGACCACCCATAtctacattttcttttctactaCTCCTTACCCATACACCTCCATGTTCTTCTGCTAGACCTACCAAACCTCTTAAATCTTCTGATCAAATACCTGCATTTATTGCtcattctctccctctctctacATATACCTCCTCTCTGATCACTAGCTCTACTGCAAACACCCCCTCCCCAAGCGAGCTTTTCTCTCAGTATCCCTAATATTCCATTTGTTTGCATCCTTCTCTCTTAATATGTCAACAAGTCCTAGTGCTCATtgccttcttcttttccttctttgccTTTCTTTGCATGCATGTAATGCCCGGCGTCTCGGTGCGGTTGAGAAGAAGCCTGAAAACAAACTTCATCTCATCAACAAGGTAACATGTGCACCATGTTGTTTAATATGATTTCTTCAATTCTTTCAATTTGAGTGGCGGCACAACATAAATAGATGATGGGAAATAGAGTCTGATACTGGGTATCAATGTACAGTATCTGATACATTTTCGATACTATATTTGATATTTCGTTAATATTTTGTAATATCGACAATGTACCAGATACTGTAGATTGGTATATGATATTAATAAATCACTTGTCCAAATCTGAAATTTGGATTAAATTAAACCAATCCACTTAACTAGCTAGCTTTTGGGTTTTGTGCAGAGTACTAAAGAAAAGGGTTCTGATAACATTCCAGCTGTGGCAAAGGTGAAGTCTTTCTCATCAAAGGCAGCACCTGAAGTGGCAAAAGAACAAAGCACAGCAGAGACTCAAAGTGATAACAGTATCAACACTAAGGAGCCCACGCACACGAAAGCCAGTGATGtatcaagaaaaacaaagaggtCGGCCTCAGGTGCTGTTGAACATCATCCAACAACtgtagatgatgatgatgataacaAGTCGTCTTTCGATTCGGTTTCATGGCGTGTTCCCCACAAGAAACGTGGAGTTCAGAGACAACCAGGGTTCAATCTGGACTACTCACCCCCAAAGACACACCCTCCTTCTCACAACTGATATATATTCTCATCATATATAACTACATGATCACCAGCTGATGACCcaccttttttcttgttcttgtttctttcCCTTGcctttgcattaataattaatactAATATACActtctgtctctctctctcaatgcAATGTTCCATCAACATATGTATGCATGTGGGAAGTTACGGTAGTGAAGAAAGCTTGTAGGGCCTCACAGTCCTCATAGCTAGCTAGGTTAAAATGCTtatttacatatattatatgacCGCATAACAAAAGTGGAAATTCTATGTGTTATCAGGCTTTTCATTTCATTAATTTACATCAGAGCAGCCTCTTATCATTTCATGTGGACTATCAGGATTTAAACAGGAAAATGTGAAAGAGTACTGCATGCATGCCTAACTATTCTAATTTCAGATGCTTGTGCTTTTGGTCAATGGTTCGGTAATTGAATAGCGCGCACCAGGAAACATATTAATTGATCGGCAAAAATATATAACTTAACTTACCTGCCCAATTTTAGCTTTTGGTAAAAAAATTGATGGTAAAGTTCAGGTTAATTTATGTCATGCAgacacttaaaaaaaaaaaaaagggtcacTCCAATGGGAAAATGCCTTTACCGACCACAAAGTGCCCTTGCTAAAGGCGTTCCGTTTTGTAATGAGATCGGTAAgttgtgtttttatttagAACATGTGTTGGGATCGACttaattgattaatttgtaTATGTTCCTGCCCAGATCTTTGATATTTTCATGGTTTGATGGGCATGGAGCTCAAGAAACCTTCAATTCTGTGGACAATGAAGGTAAACAATGAATTGAAAGCATTAAATGATACATGGCCTTAAGCATTATCTAAGACATTGATGGGTCGGAGAGAGAGCATATATTTGCGGTGAGATATATATCAAGTGGTTGGTTGGCTCTGAATTAATGAGGGTGGCAATGGTAGTTTGATGACCCCACACTTCTAGTTGATGTTTATATGTTTCTTGCATGTTATTGCATTGGTATATATTTCCTTTGCGAGGAAGGGCTAGCAGTTAATGATCATCTGGTGAATGAGAGCTCCATATGCAAGCAAAGTTTTTCTTTCGCACAATATTAACACAAATTCGACCtgattgattttgaattggatGTTCACATTCTAATATGGTATTGGAGCAGGTTATCCATATGTCATGGCCAACAACTTACCGTACTTTCACGTGTTATGCTTAAATGACGACACACGTGAAGAGTGTTGATGCCTTTCATAATTCTATAGAAAAACACACATACAAAATGACTCCACGGTTACTTAGCATACATCACCCTATCTTTCCTTTTTGGCGGGTCCTGACTCCTTGTGCCTTTTAGAGGTCGTTGACAATGCAATGAACTTCAAATCCATATCTTATTCATAagtctttcttttctatttgttgTGCCAAGAAAAGACAACAGTGAACCTTTTTCTACTGCTTGACCTTCATGCCTGCCTTATACATATTGTTCATACAACCAGCCCCTCGAAGTCCagttattttgattaatttattattcaacACAAAAATCTACTTAGGCATGCGCCATGTCCCAGACCCAGAGGACCCAGACCTAACCAGAGAGACATAAGATGCAACATTTTCAAGGGTGTCTCCAAAAACAGGCAATCTGTAGATGTGattcaactcaaaattttaaaatcccCATAAACAATCTTTATGGCAACAAACATCCCATGTATCCCTAGTAGCCAAAATTCTTAACAAATCCATAAGTTGAAACCCAATGTGCCTCTTCCCCATgtgatccaacggctcaaatTGCACTCCATGCTAATCCCCATCACATAACCTTGTTAATTTCTGttccttgtttgtttgttttttcgattattaattttttttaatcattcatcccaaagaaaaaataaatgagaaagaaagaagaagaggtggGAAAAGTTTGCATTTTCCAAGATGAGATCATTTCTCTCTACTTGAGAAACCAGATTGAGGCTTCCTATACATTTTGTCTCCCAAGATTAAGTGGAGGCAGCCTAGTTTTACCAATTAATTATgcactttaatttattattaaattggGCATTAAGTACTTTTGATGGATCGGTGCTCCTGGTTTTTATATTCTCAAGTCAAATGCTACGTTTGAAAATGGATGAGTGTAGATTCACACTCTTCTAATTACTGATATTTTATCACCGAATTCAACTTTAGATGTCAAATTActgatattttgaaaatgGATGAGCATATTCTTACA
The Prunus dulcis chromosome 2, ALMONDv2, whole genome shotgun sequence DNA segment above includes these coding regions:
- the LOC117619480 gene encoding uncharacterized protein LOC117619480 produces the protein MSTSPSAHCLLLFLLCLSLHACNARRLGAVEKKPENKLHLINKSTKEKGSDNIPAVAKVKSFSSKAAPEVAKEQSTAETQSDNSINTKEPTHTKASDVSRKTKRSASGAVEHHPTTVDDDDDNKSSFDSVSWRVPHKKRGVQRQPGFNLDYSPPKTHPPSHN